Below is a genomic region from Pelmatolapia mariae isolate MD_Pm_ZW unplaced genomic scaffold, Pm_UMD_F_2 NODE_ptg000329l+_length_72278_cov_1, whole genome shotgun sequence.
TCCATCAgatcaaacacaaaacaacacaaacaacacatctTCATCATTTCTGATCATATTCTTACCTTCATTTGTCCTGATGGCTGTTTTATCCAGTGTGGTGGTGACGTTTTCATTTATACCAGAGaactgaaacacacagtcgTACCTCCTCCAGTCTTCAGCTGGAACAGATCTCAGATCCAGGTTAACACTCATCTGGAAGGTCCCATCATTGTTGGTGAGGATCTCTCCTATCTCCACACCCTCATGAGTCTCCTCTCCATCTTTCGTCCACATCATCTCGGCTCTGTCAGGATAGAAACCTGTAGCGTGGCAGCTGATGGCAGAGGAGGAAGACTTCTGGAGGAGAGACACTGAAGGAGGAACTGTAGAGTAAAGACAAACACAGTTCAGTGTTTCTATACAAAAGCATGCTAACTTATCGTTTCTGTTTGAATGCCTTAGACACACATATTAATGTACCAGTACCATGtagtctatttaaaaaaatgaaggatATTACAGAGTCGAATaatgaaataagaaaaatatttgaagGGAGGTGGAAACACATTGTATAAGGCTGAAGTgatggttttgaaatttaacgaataaatacattttgattattgttaaaaaaaaaaaacacatgagattagcagacagagaggaagagagaaaataCACTGAACCTAACTGTGTTGGtcataaaaaaaagttgtattaCTTAATAAAAATGAGGTAAATTATCACACAAAgtctggtcatgtgattgtaCCTGTTCTCATTAAAGAGCTCCTCCCATAGTTCAGATACTTCTTCAGCCACTCAGGACAAATCTGAGTGTAATAGTTCTTCACACTGGTTATAAAAGCTTTGTTACTGTCCCACTTGTGTTTGGTCACCACAGCCTGTTGTTTTGGAGCGACCCACGTCTCTGTCTGCAGGTCAAATATTATGAAGTCTTCTCCATCATAACCAAACTGCTCATATCCGTCCACCTCATTCGTCTCATCGTCCCATTCACAGCCGTACATCCGCTGGACAATGTGAACACCTGAAAGAGGAACAGAGACGAAGGCGATAGTGAGTCAGAGTGAGATCCAGCATTGTTTCACATTAACACAGAGACACCAGTCACCAGAGACTAAAACACCTGACCCGAACCCACTGCTGCAGGACAACACAGTGTGGATTCAACACAGCTTCCACAGAAGGAGAGTTTCAGGACAAAGAAGCCTGTTCAGCAGTGAGTTGCTACAACTGGTTTCAATAAACATGATAATAAATATCCTGAAAGACAAGCTATGTAAGATGTGAGCTCAGTACAAATGCTGTTTTCAAAATGTTAAATGAAAGCGAGAAAAACGccatttgacttcacaattcttcatttcttcttcctctttcggTCACTCTCTTTAACGGTCGCCACAGCAGATCCTCCTTCTCTACATCCATGAACTTCCTCCAAGGTCTTTCTCTTCCCAGCTCCACATTCAACATCCAagccatctcagccttgccacTTGGTCACTCCCAATAAAATCATCATCAGCTCTGTTACCTCCAACTCGGTGCCTTCATCTCCACACCATGCATcgcagcaggtctcactaccatcttgtaaaccttccctttcactcttgcttcTGTCTTTATGCAACAGATCACACCCTGACACCCTGCACCTCTCCAGTGCTCTGCCTGCtactttggatggttgacccaGGTATTTAAATTAATAATCATCACTATTTCTGCTTCTTGCATCCTCTCTGTAACACTGTTCTCCCTGTCatatacacacatgtactctGTGTTGCTTCTACTGATTTTCATTTCTCTTCTCACCAGCATATAACCCCATCCCTTCCACCTGCTTCCTGCTCTCACTCCAGATCACATCACcgtctgcaaacatcatagtcCATGGAGACTTCAGTCTGACCTCATCTGTTAACCTGTCCATCCCCATTACAAACATGAGGGGGTTCACAGCAGATCCATGATGTAATCCCACCCCCACCTTGAACCCAACTGTCACTCCAACCACACACAACTGTGTCTTACTGTACAGatacatgtcctgcaccaccctcacatacttctctgtCATACCTGACTTTCTCATGTAGCACCACAGTTCACCTTTTGACAACTTATCATATGCTTTCTTTGCAACACCTTCTGACCTCCTCTAAACTTTTCCATCAACACTGCAAGAAAGCATCACATCTGTGGTGCTTTCTCAGCATGAAGCCATACTGCTTCTTCCCCACTCCCCAGACGTTAAACAGTCTGGTTAAAAAGTCCACTGCTCTCTCTCCTAAACATCCTCATAACTCCACAGGGATGTTATCTGGACAAACTCTCTTTCCACTCTTCATCCTCTTACAGCTGCCCTCACATCTTCTTTACTCATCCCCTGCACTCTGCCTCCATCTGCCCTTTACATTCATTACGAGTCATCCTgtatttaaatctttttaatcTGAATGAAGTATTTTTAAAGTGTATGTATGCAAATCTGTTTACGACTAAAATAAATGCCGAAAACATTAACAGTaaatatcagtaaaaaaaacaagaaaatataaacaaacctCCAGTTTGGTTGAAGCGCTGCTTTGCAATTTCAATGTTGGCTTTGAACACCTGCTGGGCACTTACAAAGCCCCCAGTCTCTCTCTCCCAGTACTGCTCATCTATATTTCTGTTCATCCAGTCCTGTTTGGACACAGCTTTCATGGTGTTGCTGTCAAACTGAACCATCTGAACTTCATCAACCATCCCAACAACCACGAACTCTGGGAAGTTTGGGACTTGAGAGGATGCAGTGTAGAAATACTTCAGAGAGTGCTTCACTGTAAGAAATGTTTAATGTAGTGAGACACAGCTttaaaaatcacagtattttcaaaatttaaaaaaatatagtgTGTCTGCtctacaaatacaaaaatagaTTTATGAATCAATGTTTTATCTTTTCTGATCATCTTATATTAAAAACTTTTACAATTCGTTTTGTAAAAACTGGTGTTTGTAGGTCATTTTGATTtgattatattttcattttgcatCAGTAATGATTTACAGTCCTTATTATGGCATTAACCTGACCAAAGGCTGCcaatgaattcatttttttgCTTATATTACACTCCTATACCTTACACCATAAAACATTATGAGCAGCTtaaatttttcttcttctacaaTTAGAAATTTAATttcaacaaaaaataatttgtaaacCAACACTCATTTAGGTTTTGATGTTTGTAGCTGTTTGTAGGCTTTCTGCAAACAGCTACAAACATCAGGGACCCCCACCAGCCCTCTGACGGCCTGTTCTCCCTCCAGCATCTGGAAAGAGGTGACGGAGCATCAGCTGCAGAACCAGCAGGATGCTGGAAGGCTTCTTTGCACAAACTGTGAGACTGATAAATGGACTTTGGCCCCTCCCTCTACAATCCATAAACACACACTTGATCTGATCAAATTTAACCCCTCTCTGTGAGAGGACTGCTGCTAGCTGAATCAATGTGATTATTTACACTTGAGTTTGCTCAGTGTCTCTGCAAGCTGCTGCTTCATTGCTATTTATCCTTATTTTAGATTTGTTAatactgtattttatttgtttttgttttactgatCATTGTACTGTAGAGGCTGGTGAGAAGCAACATTTTGTTGAAGCctgtgtatttctgttaaaaaaacacacaaacaaccctgcgaaataaaaataaaccttgAATCTTGAATATATACAAGCCGAGAGTCTATTTACAGCAACACCGGAGCCACCTGAGAGCAACACTATCTCTAaagaacagtttcttttttatgaAGCTTACCTGCAGACAGAGACGCTGCCCAGTAAAGAAGTAGTATCATAAACGTCCTCATTTTCAATTCAATACTCGAattataagaagaaaaaaattaatacaaccgtttattgttttaattttgccACAAAATGAAACTACTGCCTCTGAGTCTGCACGCGCAGTGACTCCTCTCTGACCAATAGGAATTCAAAGCTGGATGGGCCTCACCAGTAACCAGGCAAAATGAGAGAACCGAGGCCTTTACtaatttattttggaaagtgGAGAATGACAGAAACAAAGAGCTAGTAGCGCGTAATCTGTGATTTTGATTAGAGACCTAAAGTGACGTAGGGATTAAAGACACATACAAATCATCTATGTTTGTGTCACAGCTGTTATCACATATTTTCTGGAGTTATTTGTACTTAATCATATTCTCGTTAATGCCATTTTGAAAGTAGTTTAAATTATGCTCATGTTTACACAACTATGCAATTAACCTTGAGTTCCCAGAGCAATCCAGATACAATTATTCATCTACCCACAAATTTTGCTTGCAACCTATTCCACCTGATTTGGGACAAGAGATAAGGTACACCCTAACAGGTCTcgcccagagagagagagaaagagcaaacCATACactctcacatccacacctatgCTTGATttaatcaccagttaacctaaaatACATGTTTTTGGACTATGGGATCAAGTCAAAGTGAAAGAAGTGTAAAAGAATTGTTCCACAAACTAGTATCCCACATTATACCaaagtaaaaacacatttttacaggTAAAAGTCTTGCAGTCAAAATCACGCTTAAATAAAAGTCATGAACCACCAACGGAAGTAAAAAATTTATATTTATCATAAATTAAGTTGTAAGAGGTTATTGATTTGTAAGCAGTATTAATACTGCGTTATGTGGTTGAGGTCCACCAAATACAGTTTAGCAGTTTAAAGCTTGGCAAACCACAGGGGTCACCCACCTCTGTGTAACCTGAGAGTTTGTGACATGAAAGCCTGCACACTGGAAACATGAGAAGAGGTCAAGATCAGATACTGCTGACTCTTTAACTAGAACATACTCAGAGGTTTCAGGTGCAGGTGTCATGTGCTTGTAACTGTTGT
It encodes:
- the LOC134623001 gene encoding major histocompatibility complex class I-related gene protein-like; its protein translation is MRTFMILLLYWAASLSAVKHSLKYFYTASSQVPNFPEFVVVGMVDEVQMVQFDSNTMKAVSKQDWMNRNIDEQYWERETGGFVSAQQVFKANIEIAKQRFNQTGGVHIVQRMYGCEWDDETNEVDGYEQFGYDGEDFIIFDLQTETWVAPKQQAVVTKHKWDSNKAFITSVKNYYTQICPEWLKKYLNYGRSSLMRTVPPSVSLLQKSSSSAISCHATGFYPDRAEMMWTKDGEETHEGVEIGEILTNNDGTFQMSVNLDLRSVPAEDWRRYDCVFQFSGINENVTTTLDKTAIRTNEGKNMIRNDEDV